In the Apteryx mantelli isolate bAptMan1 chromosome 1, bAptMan1.hap1, whole genome shotgun sequence genome, one interval contains:
- the C1S gene encoding complement C1s subcomponent, producing the protein MWCLVFFCLPVWADAASMYGEILSPNYPQVYPNDVQESWEIQVPPGHGIHLYFTHLDLEPSQNCEYDSVKILSGVRVEGLLCGRKKPRVPGSPIVEEFHVPYNILTMTFQSDFSNEEHFTGFAAYYVAVDLDECTDFVEEPCSHYCNNYIGGYFCTCPPDYFLYEDKRTCGVNCSGNAFTEPSGEITSPNYPNQYPENSQCEYRVVLRPGYFVALTIHSGDFDVEPADSKGRCHDSLTLVSGEQRFGPYCGSKFPGPPEIKTRNNILDIIFQTDHIVQRKGWKIRYHGNPITCPQSVIPNSVLDPKKDKYIFKDNVKVTCVEGYEIVRQRDSLMTFHSSCQDNGEWSNSHFSCVPVNCGEPIPIDNGQAIYISEPHEPLYKAVFRYLCDTPYYTLKTKGEAVYQCSASGLWVSEEMGTELPKCVPVCGVPSKPIQETAKIFGGTRAEKGNFPWQVYFEYPRGGGVLISERWVMTAAHVLEGYDKPTMYAGVINVGGESLLREAKLLVPECSFIHPDWKKQPAETRTDFDNDIALLKLREPVKMGPNISPLCLPGKSLEYELREGTLGYIAGWGQRERGRLPIYLWKAQIPVVDMDDCRSVKPEGSADSSAYRFTDNMICAGGGKDSCKGDSGGAYAIQDPLDDSRYYVAGLISWGPRCGTFGLYTKVVRYLDWITETMSRHEDPETWQD; encoded by the exons ATGTG gTGCcttgtcttcttctgtcttcctgTCTGGGCTGATGCAGCCTCCATGTATGGTGAGATCTTGTCCCCCAATTATCCTCAGGTGTATCCCAATGATGTGCAGGAGTCCTGGGAAATCCAGGTTCCCCCAGGACATGGCATTCACCTTTATTTCACACATCTGGATCTTGAACCATCGCAGAACTGCGAATATGATTCTGTGAAG ATCCTGTCTGGTGTCCGTGTTGAAGGCCTGCTCTGTGGGCGAAAGAAACCTCGTGTCCCTGGTTCCCCGATTGTGGAGGAATTTCATGTCCCTTATAACATCCTGACTATGACCTTCCAATCTGATTTTTCCAATGAGGAACATTTCACTGGTTTTGCAGCCTACTATGTTGCAGTGG ACTTGGATGAGTGCACAGATTTTGTGGAGGAACCTTGCAGTCATTACTGCAATAACTATATCGGTGGTTACTTCTGTACCTGTCCACCAGATTATTTCCTTTATGAAGATAAGAGAACATGTGGAG TGAACTGCAGTGGAAATGCCTTTACTGAGCCATCAGGAGAGATCACCAGCCCCAACTATCCCAATCAGTATCCAGAGAACTCACAGTGTGAGTACCGAGTGGTTCTGAGGCCAGGCTACTTTGTGGCGTTGACCATACACAGTGGGGACTTCGATGTGGAACCGGCTGACTCAAAAGGGCGCTGCCACGACAGTTTAACA cttgTCTCTGGAGAACAGCGTTTTGGTCCCTATTGTGGCAGCAAATTCCCAGGTCCTCCAGAAATCAAAACTAGGAACAACATTCTTGACATAATCTTCCAAACAGACCACATAGTACAGCGCAAAGGCTGGAAAATACGCTACCATGGGAATC CCATAACCTGTCCCCAGAGTGTCATCCCCAACTCTGTTCTTGACCCAAAGAAGGACAAGTATATCTTCAAGGACAATGTGAAGGTGACCTGTGTGGAAGGCTATGAAATTGTGAGG CAACGAGACAGCCTAATGACTTTTCACTCCAGCTGTCAGGACAATGGTGAATGGAGCAACTCTCACTTCAGCTGTGTTC CTGTGAACTGTGGTGAACCTATCCCTATTGACAATGGCCAAGCCATATACATCTCTGAACCTCATGAGCCTCTGTATAAAGCTGTTTTCCGCTATCTCTGTGATACGCCTTACTACACTCTAAAAACCAAAGGTGAAG CGGTTTATCAGTGCTCAGCCAGTGGACTATGGGTCAGTGAAGAGATGGGAACAGAGCTACCAAAATGTGTCCCAG tCTGTGGGGTGCCCAGTAAACCCATCCAGGAGACAGCAAAGATTTTTGGAGGAACCCGTGCAGAAAAGGGCAACTTTCCCTGGCAGGTCTATTTTGAATATCCACGAGGGGGTGGGGTACTCATCTCTGAAAGATGGGTAATGACTGCAGCTCATGTGCTGGAGGGATATGACAAGCCCACCATGTATGCTGGTGTAATCAATGTTGGTGGAGAATCCTTGCTCCGGGAGGCCAAACTGCTGGTTCCAGAGTGTTCATTCATCCACCCTGATTGGAAGAAGCAGCCTGCAGAAACTAGGACTGATTTTGATAATGACATTGCACTACTGAAGCTGAGGGAACCTGTGAAGATGGGCCCAAACATCTCACCTCTCTGTCTTCCTGGTAAATCACTTGAATACGAGCTGCGAGAAGGGACTCTGGGCTATATTGCTGGTTGgggccagagagagagaggaagactgcCTATTTATCTTTGGAAGGCCCAGATTCCTGTGGTGGACATGGATGACTGCCGTTCTGTTAAGCCGGAGGGCTCTGCTGATTCCAGTGCTTACCGATTCACTGACAATATGATCTGTGCTGGTGGTGGCAAGGACAGCTGTAAGGGGGATAGTGGTGGGGCTTATGCCATCCAAGATCCCCTTGATGATAGCCGGTACTATGTGGCTGGGCTGATCTCCTGGGGACCAAGATGTGGTACCTTTGGTCTTTACACCAAAGTAGTGCGTTATTTGGACTGGATTACAGAGACAATGAGCAGGCATGAGGATCCAGAAACATGGCAGGATTAG